One genomic window of Meles meles chromosome 3, mMelMel3.1 paternal haplotype, whole genome shotgun sequence includes the following:
- the LOC123937944 gene encoding T-cell-specific guanine nucleotide triphosphate-binding protein 2-like: MGQASSSTPSHRKGGDLSSNFEDFFKEFKMERKILSQETITSIQSYLVNGDLRRAVSVISDALRDMEDVPVNTAVTGESGTGKSSFINALRRVDHEDVGAAPTGVVETTFVRTPYKHPKFPNVTLWDLPGVGTTTFPPQTYLKKMKFGEYDFFIIISATRFKDNDVFLATEIRKMKKNFCFVRSKVDSDLHNLEISKSSTFDKHEILQQIRDDCVTHLQEANVGDPQIFLVSSFELSGYDLQSLETAMLRGLPAHKRHIFMQYLPNVTEADIDWKRDVLRQKIWLEALKAGPSALMPFLIFFSDKDVKKLEETLTLYRSYFGLDDASLETIAKDLHVSVEKLKANLTSPHLLSVEKVDESLEEKLFSYVEKFCSVNGGPIARGIYFRENFYMQNYFLETVVSDAKVLL, encoded by the coding sequence ATGGGTCAGGCGTCTTCTTCCACACCCTCTCATAGAAAGGGTGGTGATTTGTCCTCCAACTTCGaggatttttttaaggaattcaagatggaaagaaaaatccTCTCTCAGGAAACCATCACCTCGATTCAATCATACCTGGTGAACGGGGACCTTCGGAGAGCAGTTTCTGTAATCAGTGATGCATTGAGAGACATGGAGGATGTCCCAGTAAACACTGCTGTGACTGGGGAGTCTGGGACAGGGAAGTCAAGCTTTATCAATGCCCTGCGGAGGGTGGATCATGAGGATGTTGGGGCTGCCCCCACTGGGGTAGTGGAGACAACCTTTGTGAGAACTCCATACAAACACCCAAAGTTTCCCAATGTGACACTCTGGGACCTTCCTGGTGTGGGGACCACTACCTTTCCACCACAGAcatatctaaagaaaatgaaatttggcgAATATgatttctttattatcatctccGCTACACGCTTTAAGGACAATGATGTATTTCTGGccacagaaattagaaaaatgaagaagaatttcTGTTTTGTCCGAAGTAAAGTGGACAGTGATTTGCATAACCTAGAAATTAGTAAATCGAGCACATTTGATAAGCATGAAATCCTGCAACAGATCCGCGATGACTGTGTGACACATCTGCAGGAGGCCAACGTGGGTGATCCTCAGATCTTCTTAGTTTCCAGCTTTGAGTTGTCTGGCTATGATCTCCAAAGCCTGGAGACCGCCATGCTGAGGGGGCTCCCCGCCCACAAGCGCCACATCTTCATGCAATACCTGCCGAACGTTACCGAGGCCGATATTGACTGGAAGAGGGATGTTCTGAGACAGAAGATATGGTTGGAGGCCCTGAAGGCTGGACCATCGGCCCTGATGCCTTTCCTGATCTTTTTCAGTGATAAAGATGTGAAAAAGCTGGAAGAGACTTTAACCCTCTACAGATCTTACTTTGGACTGGATGATGCATCCCTGGAAACCATAGCCAAGGACTTGCATGTGTCAGTGGAGAAACTCAAGGCAAACCTCACGTCTCCCCATTTGTTATCAGTTGAGAAGGTTGATGAGTCATTAGAGGAAAAACTGTTCAGTTATGTGGAAAAATTCTGCTCTGTTAATGGAGGGCCTATTGCCCGTGGTATTTACTTTAGGGAGAATTTCTACATGCAAAATTATTTCCTTGAGACTGTGGTGAGTGATGcaaaagttcttctttaa
- the LOC123937945 gene encoding putative olfactory receptor 2W6 has product METANDSTGGDFILVGFSERPELELILSLFVLTFYTITLVGNVAIILLSILDTGLHTPMYFFLRNLSVLDLCFTTSIVPQMLVNMWGSNKKISYAGCMVQYWVALALGSTECVLLAVMAIDRYVAVCWPLRYASIMHPRLCHLLAAASWCSGFANSFLQSSMAMVLPRCGNRRVDHFFCELLIIVKLSCVDTGPTESKMFIARLIILGMPVSIILTTYVCITRAVVKMHSAEGRKKAFGTCASHLMVVSLFYGTIMFLYLQPKDNYSQDQSKALAVLYMILAPTLNPLIYTLRNKDVKKAVRRLIGKEQV; this is encoded by the coding sequence ATGGAAACAGCTAATGACAGCACAGGTGGGGATTTCATCTTAGTGGGCTTCTCTGAGCGTCCCGAGTTAGAgctgattctctccctctttgtccTGACATTCTACACGATAACCCTTGTGGGCAACGTGGCCATCATCTTGCTCTCGATCCTGGACACTGgactccacacacccatgtacttcttccttagAAACCTCTCTGTTCTTGACCTCTGCTTCACCACCAGCATTGTCCCTCAGATGCTGGTGAACATGTGGGGAAGCAACAAGAAGATTAGCTATGCTGGCTGCATGGTCCAGTACTGGGTGGCCTTGGCACTTGGCTCCACTGAGTGTGTTCTCCTTGCAGTGATGGCAATAGACCGCTATGTTGCAGTTTGCTGGCCTCTGCGCTATGCCTCTATCATGCACCCCAGGCTGTGCCACCTCCTGGCAGCAGCTTCCTGGTGTTCTGGTTTTGCCAACTCCTTTTTACAGTCCTCAATGGCCATGGTGCTGCCTCGATGTGGAAACCGGCGTGTGGaccatttcttttgtgaactGTTGATCATTGTTAAACTCTCCTGTGTGGATACTGGCCCGACAGAATCTAAAATGTTTATCGCCCGGCTAATCATCCTAGGCATGCCTGTCTCCATCATCCTGACCACTTATGTGTGCATCACCAGAGCAGTAGTAAAAATGCactcagcagaaggaaggaaaaaggccTTTGGGACCTGTGCCTCCCATCTAATGGTAGTCTCACTCTTCTATGGGACCATTATGTTTTTGTATCTGCAGCCCAAGGACAACTACTCCCAGGACCAGAGCAAAGCACTGGCAGTGCTCTACATGATCCTTGCTCCCACACTCAACCCACTGATCTACACACTGAGGaataaggatgtgaagaaagcaGTCAGGAGGTTGATAGGGAAGGAGCAGGTATAG